From a region of the Pseudomonas fulva 12-X genome:
- the rmuC gene encoding DNA recombination protein RmuC, with amino-acid sequence MPFDLLTLLPAVLVGALLAAVPLWLRMAAALRQAEEMRLQAGLAQERMNAAQLAQAGLSAQLDNCRDELAEILEIKADQQAELAALRRETHLLQNDLQLAREQLEGAQALRERQEAELRRLDSERAGLAAELHEQQENHQQRLEDLQGARDALRAQFAELAGKIFDEREQRFSETSQQRLGQLLDPLKDRIQAFEKRVEESYQQEARERFSLGKELERLQGLNQRLSEEAMNLTQALKGQKTQGNWGELVLERVLEHAGLQKGREYHTQVSLKSAEGERFQPDVLIQLPGDKQVVVDAKVSLTAYQQYVSASEEAVRQVALKQHVLSLRSHLKGLSLKDYQHLDGLHSLDFVLLFVPIEAAFAAALQADPGLFQEAFDQHIVIVSPTTLLATLRVIDSLWRQERQSQNAREIAERAGALYDKFVAFIQDLDEVGMRLQQLDKAYSGARNKLVDGRGNLISRAENLKLLGARASKSLPPELLERAAGLPLDEPLDD; translated from the coding sequence ATGCCTTTCGATCTTCTGACCCTGCTGCCGGCCGTTCTGGTTGGCGCGCTGCTGGCCGCCGTTCCCTTATGGCTGCGCATGGCCGCCGCCTTGCGACAGGCCGAAGAGATGCGCCTGCAAGCAGGGCTCGCTCAGGAGCGCATGAATGCAGCGCAGTTGGCCCAGGCCGGCCTCAGCGCGCAGCTGGACAACTGCCGCGACGAGCTTGCCGAGATCCTCGAAATCAAGGCTGATCAGCAGGCCGAACTGGCCGCCCTGCGCCGCGAAACCCACTTGCTGCAGAACGACCTGCAGCTGGCCCGCGAGCAGCTTGAGGGCGCGCAGGCCCTGCGCGAGCGCCAGGAAGCCGAACTGCGTCGCCTGGACAGCGAGCGGGCCGGGCTGGCCGCCGAACTGCACGAACAGCAGGAAAACCACCAGCAGCGCCTGGAGGATCTGCAAGGCGCCCGTGATGCCTTGCGTGCGCAGTTCGCCGAACTGGCCGGCAAGATCTTCGATGAGCGCGAGCAGCGTTTCTCGGAAACCAGCCAGCAGCGCCTGGGGCAATTGCTCGACCCGCTCAAGGACCGCATCCAGGCCTTCGAGAAGCGCGTCGAGGAGAGCTACCAGCAGGAGGCGCGCGAGCGCTTTTCTCTGGGCAAGGAGCTGGAGCGTCTGCAGGGGCTCAATCAGCGCCTGAGCGAGGAGGCGATGAACCTCACCCAGGCGCTCAAGGGTCAAAAGACCCAGGGCAACTGGGGTGAGCTGGTGCTCGAACGCGTGCTCGAACATGCCGGCCTGCAGAAGGGTCGCGAGTACCACACCCAGGTCAGCCTGAAGAGTGCCGAGGGCGAGCGTTTCCAGCCGGACGTGCTGATCCAGCTGCCGGGCGACAAGCAGGTGGTGGTCGATGCCAAGGTCAGCCTCACCGCCTATCAGCAGTACGTGTCTGCCAGCGAGGAAGCGGTGCGGCAGGTGGCGTTGAAACAGCACGTGCTATCGCTGCGCAGCCACCTCAAGGGCCTGTCACTCAAGGATTACCAGCACCTCGACGGGCTGCACAGCCTGGATTTCGTGCTGCTTTTCGTGCCGATCGAGGCCGCATTCGCAGCGGCTTTGCAGGCTGATCCGGGGCTGTTCCAGGAAGCCTTCGACCAGCACATCGTGATCGTCAGCCCGACCACGCTGCTGGCGACCCTGCGGGTGATCGACAGCCTGTGGCGCCAGGAACGGCAGAGCCAGAACGCTCGGGAAATCGCCGAGCGGGCAGGGGCGCTGTACGACAAGTTCGTGGCCTTCATTCAGGATCTGGACGAAGTCGGCATGCGTCTGCAGCAGCTCGACAAGGCGTACTCCGGCGCGCGCAACAAGCTAGTCGACGGCCGCGGCAACCTCATCAGCCGCGCCGAAAACCTCAAGCTGCTCGGCGCGCGGGCCAGCAAGAGCCTGCCGCCCGAGCTGCTCGAACGGGCGGCCGGGCTGCCGCTGGATGAGCCGCTGGACGACTGA
- a CDS encoding tetratricopeptide repeat protein: MPRVLPRSEFHTLPVRTQVPVRFATWLLDSPRLAEAPSVKRIAGRLLKQPARQGVVQAQSRLGQMLCRECGNTRDRRIGVELLRQAARAGDGRAQLELGRLYCQPRTLEPEQARHWLELAALQGHDEARDLLQRL, encoded by the coding sequence ATGCCCCGCGTTTTACCCCGCAGCGAATTCCATACGCTCCCCGTTCGTACCCAGGTTCCCGTTCGTTTTGCCACCTGGCTGCTCGACAGCCCGAGGTTGGCCGAAGCTCCCAGCGTGAAACGCATCGCCGGTCGGCTGCTCAAGCAGCCGGCGCGCCAGGGTGTGGTTCAGGCGCAAAGTCGGCTGGGCCAGATGCTCTGCCGCGAGTGTGGTAATACCCGCGACCGGCGCATCGGTGTAGAGTTGCTGCGCCAGGCGGCGCGTGCTGGCGATGGCCGGGCGCAGCTTGAGCTGGGCCGCCTTTATTGCCAGCCGCGGACCCTCGAGCCCGAGCAGGCCCGGCATTGGCTGGAGCTGGCAGCGCTGCAGGGGCATGACGAGGCGCGGGATTTGCTGCAGCGCCTGTAG
- a CDS encoding YnbE family lipoprotein translates to MRLRSCITALLLGLLTTACTPTVQLAMPNEPININLNVKIEHEIYIKVDKALDSMFSESSGLF, encoded by the coding sequence ATGCGCTTGCGTAGTTGCATCACCGCCCTGCTGCTGGGGCTGCTGACCACAGCCTGTACCCCGACGGTACAGCTGGCGATGCCCAACGAGCCGATCAACATCAACCTGAATGTGAAGATCGAGCACGAGATCTATATCAAGGTGGATAAGGCGCTGGACAGCATGTTCAGTGAATCCAGCGGACTGTTCTGA
- a CDS encoding intermembrane phospholipid transport protein YdbH family protein: MLSRRVWLRLSVTLAVLLMLAVGLYLGSRYLLQRSGIETLDWHGASLSSEGLRIDGLALRQRSTAGTLELQGDGIDLAWRDFGLSLPLWQHVAIDRLSLQWQPTTAEEQTEPASTDLDVQQLAAPLALLPRSLTVTNLTATLPCARGQCVATGNLALQRSEAEHIALRLNLDQQMQIIGAAFDLKAGTDALDLKLTLAVDQQPQATLTSHLQQRGEGLAWNGELVATHLTQATMLQNWLSVWALPEGKQWPAAPGEASLAGAWQLNLPRRELDVNNLLAATGQFDLHGNLPQPWPVPGVGLLQGQLALAAHNEGQQWIARRIEADLQFSEPNPDWLAMLPPELRSESLQFQVQADKPLDNLRPELAERSLPLQVKAALRGATRLDLQGRVAIASSAPWAVQFADSRLTSRTAKVNKADWQATELSSDLHLSGYADGNAIELNLGKGSALQAASLKGAALSAQKLQADIGGSDLKLTLQDGALHGWRFNGPLNLSTTRLEQANVKPQGWRLQGQLAAADMAGTLKGKLSNDSELQLDLDAGLDANQNLQLKATLAELFLRSGNPLAKTLVQWPELLDLNSGRLNADANLTLAAGSSAPSLDLNLTGKGLGGIYDRSELSGLDTRLQFKLARQRFELYIPELKLQQANPGLPIGPVEARARYSAPLADVGRGQLEVNLARTALMGGEVTLTPGQWNLAAGNQLFPIQIRGLELQQLFALYPAEGLAGSGTLDGDLPVRLGENGIEIEQGHVAARQPGGYLKFSSEKIKALGRSNPAMQLVTQSLEDFRFTTLNSSVDYDQHGKLTLGMRLEGQNPAIENGRPIHFNINLEEDIPNLLASLQLTDRVNDIITRRVQQRMLQRTTAPKEP, encoded by the coding sequence ATGCTCAGCCGCCGCGTCTGGCTGCGACTGTCCGTCACACTCGCCGTGCTGCTGATGCTGGCCGTCGGCCTTTATCTGGGCAGTCGATATTTGCTGCAGCGCAGCGGCATCGAAACCCTTGATTGGCATGGCGCATCGCTGTCGAGCGAAGGCCTGCGAATCGACGGCCTTGCGCTGCGCCAGCGCAGCACGGCCGGCACCCTGGAACTGCAGGGCGACGGCATCGACCTGGCCTGGCGCGACTTTGGCCTCAGCCTGCCGCTCTGGCAGCACGTCGCTATCGACCGCTTGTCGCTGCAGTGGCAACCGACAACAGCAGAAGAGCAGACCGAGCCTGCATCGACCGACCTCGACGTGCAGCAACTGGCCGCGCCGCTGGCCCTGCTGCCACGCAGTCTGACCGTCACCAACCTCACGGCTACCCTGCCCTGCGCCCGCGGCCAGTGCGTCGCCACCGGCAATCTGGCTCTGCAGCGCAGCGAGGCTGAGCACATCGCCCTGCGTTTGAATCTCGACCAGCAGATGCAGATCATCGGCGCCGCGTTCGACCTCAAGGCAGGCACAGATGCGCTCGACCTGAAATTGACGCTGGCCGTGGATCAGCAGCCGCAAGCCACCCTGACCAGCCACCTGCAGCAGCGCGGCGAGGGTCTGGCCTGGAACGGCGAGCTGGTGGCCACCCACCTTACCCAAGCCACCATGCTGCAGAACTGGCTGAGCGTCTGGGCACTGCCCGAGGGCAAGCAGTGGCCAGCGGCGCCGGGCGAAGCCAGTCTGGCAGGCGCGTGGCAACTTAACTTGCCGCGCCGCGAACTGGATGTGAACAACCTGCTGGCCGCCACGGGTCAGTTCGATCTGCACGGCAATCTGCCGCAGCCCTGGCCGGTGCCCGGCGTCGGCTTGCTGCAGGGGCAGCTGGCCCTGGCGGCCCATAATGAAGGCCAGCAGTGGATCGCCAGGCGCATCGAGGCCGATCTGCAATTCAGCGAGCCGAACCCTGACTGGCTGGCAATGTTGCCGCCGGAGCTGCGCAGCGAATCCCTGCAGTTTCAGGTTCAGGCCGATAAACCGCTCGACAACCTGCGCCCCGAGCTGGCCGAGCGCAGCCTGCCCTTGCAGGTAAAGGCTGCCCTGCGTGGCGCCACGCGACTGGACCTGCAAGGCCGCGTCGCCATCGCCAGTTCGGCGCCCTGGGCCGTACAGTTCGCCGACAGCCGTCTCACCAGCCGCACCGCCAAGGTCAATAAGGCTGACTGGCAAGCGACCGAGCTGAGCAGTGATCTGCATCTGTCGGGTTATGCCGACGGCAACGCAATCGAGCTGAACCTCGGCAAAGGTTCCGCGCTGCAGGCCGCCAGCCTGAAGGGCGCCGCACTGAGCGCGCAGAAACTGCAGGCGGATATTGGCGGCAGCGACCTCAAACTGACGCTGCAGGACGGCGCCCTGCACGGCTGGCGTTTCAACGGCCCGCTGAACCTGAGCACCACTCGCCTGGAGCAGGCCAACGTAAAACCCCAGGGCTGGCGTCTGCAAGGCCAGCTGGCCGCCGCCGACATGGCCGGTACGCTGAAAGGCAAACTCAGCAACGACAGCGAACTGCAACTCGATCTCGATGCGGGCCTCGACGCCAACCAGAACCTGCAGCTCAAGGCGACCCTCGCCGAGCTGTTCCTGCGCTCCGGCAACCCACTGGCCAAAACGTTGGTGCAATGGCCCGAGCTACTCGACCTCAACAGCGGCCGCCTTAACGCCGATGCCAACCTGACGCTGGCCGCCGGCAGCAGCGCGCCGAGCCTCGACCTGAACCTGACCGGCAAGGGCCTGGGCGGCATCTATGACCGCTCCGAACTCAGCGGCCTGGACACGCGGCTGCAGTTCAAACTGGCGCGCCAGCGTTTCGAACTGTACATACCTGAGCTCAAGCTACAGCAGGCCAATCCCGGCCTGCCCATCGGCCCCGTCGAAGCCCGCGCCCGCTATAGCGCGCCGCTGGCAGATGTCGGCAGGGGCCAACTGGAAGTGAACCTGGCGCGCACCGCGCTGATGGGCGGCGAGGTCACCCTGACGCCTGGGCAGTGGAACCTGGCCGCCGGCAATCAACTGTTTCCCATCCAGATTCGCGGCCTTGAACTCCAGCAACTGTTCGCCCTCTACCCCGCTGAAGGCTTGGCCGGCAGCGGCACCCTGGACGGCGACCTACCGGTACGCCTGGGCGAGAACGGCATCGAGATCGAGCAAGGCCACGTCGCCGCCCGCCAGCCTGGCGGCTACCTGAAGTTCAGTTCCGAGAAGATCAAGGCCCTGGGCCGCAGCAATCCGGCAATGCAGCTGGTGACCCAGTCCCTGGAGGATTTCCGCTTCACCACCCTGAACAGCTCGGTCGACTATGATCAGCACGGCAAACTGACCCTGGGCATGCGCCTGGAGGGCCAGAACCCGGCCATCGAGAACGGCCGCCCGATTCACTTCAACATCAACCTGGAGGAAGACATCCCCAACCTGCTCGCCAGCCTGCAGCTGACCGACCGGGTCAACGACATCATCACGCGGCGCGTGCAGCAGCGAATGCTGCAGCGCACTACCGCGCCCAAGGAGCCTTGA